CCAATCCCGTTAGCACATCCAGTTCCGCGCCAATCCACCGCTCTCGAAGGCCACTCTCCCGCTCGAAACCCCACGGAACCGTCGTACCGTCTGTGAGTTCCGCCTTCGGAGAATTGAGGTCGCCAGCAAGAATCTGAGCGTCGTACTCCGCGTCCCTGATTCGGTTGTACGTGTTCTCCAGAATCTTCACCTTCTCCTCGCCATACATACTGCCGGGAACCGTCCGAACACTCCAGAGGCCGACCGTCGTGTTCGGGAGTTCCAGTTCCGCAGGCAGAATCTTCTCGGGGAAGTTGGTACTCCAGTGCTTCAGTTCCGCATCCTCGTATTGGCCTTCCGTGATTGTCGGCTGGCGGCGACTCAATCCCTCGGCAGCACTATCCTCGTGGACAGCGATGAGGTTACCATTCGAGTGGCCTATATCCTGATGGGGCGGCACATCACTTTCTCGCAGTTCGGCAGCCCAGTCGAGTGTATCGACCACATCGAGGTAGCCGAGATACTTTTCTAACTGCTCACGAAAGAGTTCGCGGCGCTCGGTCGTCACCTCGTTCAACATCAGAATATCCGGCGACTCCGCTTCCTCCTTGATGTAGTCCAGTTGCTTCCGAATCTTGTCCTCGCTTCCCTGCGGTGGGAACGCGCCGTTGACGTTCCACGCCATCACTCGCATAGGCGACTCACCTGCGGCTCGGTCGGGTGGACGGGTTCGTTCGACGTGTCCGGCTCAATTCGTACCATATCTGCCGCTTGAAAGAGTAACCACTTAGAATTATCTTACCGGTCTGTGAGATTCATCGGTTAGATATTCCGTTTCTATGGCTGTTGAAAGCCGGTCTGGAAAACCCGAGTGATGAGTCTTATCGGTGATACCAAACTGAACATCCTCCTCCGACTCCGAGAAGAACCTACCCACGGCTACGAATTGGCGCAGGAGTTGAACATCTCCTCCGGCTACGTCTACCAGCACCTCGATGAACTCCAAGAGGAGGGGATGATTGCGGTCGAAGAAAGCGAATCAGAGGGTCGGCAACGAACGTTCTACCGACTCACCGAGAACGGGGAAATGCTCCTCGAAGCCCTCGGAGAATAGTATCTCCCAATAGACGCTCTGATACTACCTGATACAACCCACGTCTACGGCGGTAACGTTCCCC
Above is a genomic segment from Halomicrobium sp. LC1Hm containing:
- a CDS encoding endonuclease/exonuclease/phosphatase family protein; protein product: MAWNVNGAFPPQGSEDKIRKQLDYIKEEAESPDILMLNEVTTERRELFREQLEKYLGYLDVVDTLDWAAELRESDVPPHQDIGHSNGNLIAVHEDSAAEGLSRRQPTITEGQYEDAELKHWSTNFPEKILPAELELPNTTVGLWSVRTVPGSMYGEEKVKILENTYNRIRDAEYDAQILAGDLNSPKAELTDGTTVPWGFERESGLRERWIGAELDVLTGLAEEGIVDAFRDVHGYGNVSTEDVSFESKRFDHILASKSLSPENCHYDHGGLEYSDHAPIIAEFGF
- a CDS encoding PadR family transcriptional regulator; this translates as MSLIGDTKLNILLRLREEPTHGYELAQELNISSGYVYQHLDELQEEGMIAVEESESEGRQRTFYRLTENGEMLLEALGE